TCAACATAACCGCCCTCCCGCGCAATATCGTAAAGGTGTCTGCCGCCCGATTTCAGCGCCGAATACATAGGCGGTATCTGCTTTATGTTACCTTTAAAGGAAAGCACCGCCGCTTCAACCTGCTCCGGCGTTGCAGATACTTCAGAGGTCGCAAGGACTTTTCCGGTTATATCCCCGGTATCGGTTTTAATGCCAAGCCTCAGTCCGGCAGCATATCTTTTGTCATGGTTGAGTAAAAGCGGTATAGCCTTTGTCGCACCGCCTAAGAAAATGGGGAGTACCCCGGTCGCCATCGGGTCGAGGGTTCCGGCGTGGCCCACCTTTCGCTCATTGGTAAGGCTGCGCACAATAGCGACAACATCGAAAGATGTCATCCCTGACGGTTTGTCAATGCAGATTACGCCGTTCATGTTGTGCCTTCTCCCTCGATTTTTGCTAACTCTTCACCGACCGCGTCAAGTATCGCCTTCTTTGCCTCCTCAAGGGTGCCTTCTACTCTGCACCCGGCGGCTGCGGCATGGCCTCCCCCGCCAAGGGTTGCGCATATTTTTGACGCATTGAGCGTTCTGCCGGTTCTCAGCGATATCTTATAGCTGCCGTCTTTTTTCTCCTTGAGCGTTATGCCTGCCTCAACGCCCTCTATCCGCGCAGGCAGCGACGGGAGGCCGTCGGTATCGGAATCCGAAACGCCGGTTTTCTCTTCCATCTCATTTGTAATGGTAATAACAGCGGCGCGCCCGTCAAAATAGTATTCTATCGTATCAAGCACCATGCGCTCAAGCTCCAGCCTTGCGCGCGACGTGGTTTCAAACAGCTTTTTGTTGATTGTGGCAATGTCCGCCCCGTAGTCAACCATTGCTGCCGCTGTCCTCAGCGTTTTTGACGTAGTATTGGAATATCTAAAGCACCCTGTGTCCGTAGCCAACCCTGTATATATACAATTAGCAATATCTTTGTCATACTCTACTTCAAGTAATGGTATTATATCTGCCATAATTTCGCAGGTAGCGGCGGCTGTAGGGTCAAGCACGGTAAAAGCGGCGTATTTCCCGTTTGAGGGATGGTGGTCTATACACAATCCCACTTTGTCGGAAAAGGGGGCAAGCTGTTCGCCCATTAATTCTGTCGACGCAACGTCAGAAGCGACAATAAGCCCTGGTTCAAAGTCGAATGACTCCAATCCTTCAAAGATATAACTGAATTTTTTCGGAAACTCATCGTTGCAAATGACCTTGGCCTTTTTCCCCAGTTTTAACAGCGCTCGGCACAATCCGAACGCCGAACCTATTGTATCACCGTCCGGTGATTTATGCGTCAGTATAAGAATATTATCGGCGCTTTTCAATATCTCGGCTGCCTTTTGCAACGCTGCGTTCCGCTCGAGTTCATTCACTGTCCCAGGCATTGTCCTTCCCCTCCGAAGTGCTAATTTCACTTTATCCTATTTGTATTATTAAGTGACAATATTACTTATTAAGCTCATCTAACATCTTTGAAATACGGGCGCTTTCCTTAATTGACTCGTCACCAATAAACTTTATTTCCGGTGTTTTTCGTATATGAATCCTTCGCGCAAGCTCGCTGCGGACATATCCTGCTGCATTGTTGAGCACTTTGACACTTTCTTTCATGTCGCCGCCTATGACGCTGACATAGACTTTAGCGTATGAAAGGTCGGATGAAACTGTAACCTTAACTACACTGATAAGACCGCTTATCCGAGGGTCTTTGATGGTTCGCAGTATATCAGTTATCTCTCTTTTTATATCCTCAGTAAGTCTGTCCATCCTGTAACCCGGCATAAAAATACCTCCGTCCTGTAAAACCGATAAGTAAAAAACTTTTCTTAACCGGCCTTAACAAATCGCATAAACTCAACGGTCGCCTCGCGGCGACCGCTTCTATATACAAAATGTATAAAATATTTAATTTTTTACGGTCTGCAGTAAACACCCGTCAATATTATTTCCGGGCATTACTCTCGGTATTCTTCGATAACAAAGACTTCAAAGATGTCGCCGACTTTGATATCGTTGAATTTTTCAAGGCCGATACCGCATTCATAACCCTGAACAACTTCCCTTACGTCGTCTTTAAAGCGTTTCAAGGAAGCTATCTTATCCTCCGCAACAACAACGCCGTCGCGAACAACGCGTATCTGTGCGGTTCTTGTAACCTTTCCTTCAAGCACATAAGAGCCGGCAATCGTTCCGACACTGGATATCTTATAAATCTGTCGTACCTCAACTCTGCCGAGCTGAACCTCGCGGGTTTTCGGCGCGAGCATACCCTTCATAGCCGACTTTACTTCTTCAATGCAGTCGTAAATGACGCGGTACATGCGCATCTCGACACCGGCGAGCTCAGCATTGTGCCTTGCGTCGGAGTCCGGTCTTACGTTAAATCCGATGATAATTGCATTTGAAGCCTCTGCAAGCTTAACATCGTTGTCGGTAATAGCACCGACGCCGCCGTGGATGACTTTGACGCGGACTTCGTCGTTTGACAGCTTTTCGAGCGACTGGCGAACCGCTTCAACCGAGCCCTGAACATCGGCCTTTACAATGAGGTTAAGTTCCTTGATTTCGCCTTCGCGCATCTGGCTGAACAGATTGTCAAGCGTAACTTTCTGATAGCTCTTGAACTGCTCTTCTTTTTCGCGCTGGCGGCGCTGTTCGACAAGCTCCTTCGCCATGCGTTCATCCTGAACAACGTGGAAGATATCGCCCGCTTCAGGCACCTCTGAAAGTCCCGTTACCTCAACAGGCACCGACGGACCTGCGCTCTTTATACGCTTGCCGTTTTCATCGCTCATAACACGGATATGGCCTACGGCTGTACCGGCGATGACAATATCGCCCGTATGGAGTGTGCCGTTCTGAACAAGCATTGTGGCGACTGGGCCTCTGCCCTTGTCAAGCCTTGCCTCGATTACGGCACCCTTTGCCGCCCTGTTCGGGTTCGCCTTAAGCTCCTTCATATCGGCGACAAGCTGTATCATCTCAAGCAGTTTGTCAATATTCTCATGTTTTACAGCAGAAACTGGCACGCAGATGGTGTCGCCGCCCCATTCTTCTGGAACGAGCCCCTGTTCTGTCAGCCCCTGCATTACCCTTTCAGGATTTGCACCCGGTTTATCAATTTTGTTAATAGCGACGATGATAGTTACATTTGCCGCCTTTGCATGGTTAATAGCCTCGATCGTCTGGGGCATAATACCGTCGTCTGCTGCGACGACAAGGACGGCAATATCGGTGATTTGGGCACCTCTGGCACGCATAGCCGTAAAAGCCTCATGTCCCGGCGTGTCGAGGAATGTAATTTCTCTGCCGTTTACCTTAACTCTGTAAGCACCGATATGCTGTGTAATACCGCCGGCTTCGCCTGCCGCGACATTGGTATGGCGGATAGCGTCGAGCAGCGAGGTTTTGCCGTGGTCAACGTGGCCCATTACGCAGACAACCGGGCTGCGCGGCTCCAGATCCTCTTCCTTGTCCTCGCTGTCGTCGATAAGGCGGTCCTCAATAGTGACGACGACTTCCTTCTCAACCTTTGCGCCGAGCTCCATCGCCACCAAGGCCGCGGTATCATAGTCGATGACATCCGAAACAGACGCCATGACGCCGAGGGATATAAGTTTCTTTATAACGGTTGCAGCGGTCATCTTGAGCCTTGAGGCAAGTTCGCCGACAGAAATCTCGTCCGGAATACTTACCTTGATAGGCTGTTTTTTCTGCTTTTCAAGCTGCTGAATCCTGCGCAGCTTTTCGGCGTCGCTCTCGCGGCGGGCATAATAGGGCTTGCGGTCGGCAGATTTTTGCTTAATCTTCTGCTTGCCCTGCAAGTTGCTCGCCCTTCTTGACTGCTGTGGGGCTATTTCCTCATAGCGTTCGTCGTACTTGTCAAGCTCCACCTCAACGCCGCGCGTATCAATATATCTTACAGCGCCTGTTTTGGTCTTCTGCGTCTGAGGATGGGCCTTTTTCTGCGGCTTGTTCTGTATCTTCGGTATGTTAAATGGCTGCGGGGCAGTATTCTGCGCTTGCTGGTGCTGCTGAGCGCCCTGGCTCTGTTGTGACTTTGGAGCCTGCTGCGCCGTACGCTGCTGGCCTTCGGCCTGACCCTGCGCGCGCTGCTCCACATTCTGCGCATTGCCTTTGTTAGCCGCAGTACGGCTACTTGCCTTCTCAGTTTGCTGCGCGGCCGTTTCCTTTTTGCGCGCTGCAGCCTGCTTTTGCGGCTGTTTTGCTGTATCTGCAGCCTGAGCCTTGGCCGGTTCTTGATTTTGTTTTGCTTCGGCCTTAGGCTTTTCAGCCTTTGCCTTAGTTTCGGTCTTCTTAGAACCTGCTGCCTCGGCTCCTGCGCTTTCTGCCGTCTGTTTTGCTGCCGTCTTTGTAGCTTTTTGTTTTTCCTGAGCTGCTGCCTTTGTTTGCTTTTCAGACTTCTTTGGCTCAGGCGGAGTGTCTGCCGCAAAATATTCGTCAAAACTCTCGACTGACTTTTCCCTGGTGTAATGCTCAAAAATCAGGTTTAGCTCTTCTTCAGTCAAGGCCGTCATATGTTTATGCGGTTCTTCATAGTATTTTGCCAATAAATCGATTATTTCTTTGCTTGGTACCCCAAGATCCTTTGCTACTTCATGAACTCTATATTTTATTATCATATATTGCCCTCCAATCTGCCGCTGTGCAGCAAGAAAAATAAAGTTAACGCTTCCACGGCGGCAAAATAGGAAGCCGAGACCGTTTAGCGCGAAAATTACATTTTTTTATTTTTTATAAAACCGTTTTTACGCGGTATTGCCGTTCTGGCCCGCAATTTCTGCGATCCTGTCAGCAATAGATTTATCAAGAACCGCTATGACGGCAGTATCACTGCGCCCTATAGCAGCTCCGAGCTTGGACTTTGAAACCATAAGCTCCGTTATTCGTGTTTTATATTCATCACACGCGTCATGTATCTTTTTTGATGTCCTTTCCGACGCGTCGTCCGACAAAAACACACCCTTTGCGCGGCCCTTAAAGACATCCTGCATCACCGCGTCAAAACCAAATGTAACCTTTCCCGCTCGACGCGCAATGCCGATAAGTCCGAGGATTTTTTCCGTCGTGTCATTTTTCCGATCATTATTCATCGGCGGCAAGTTCCTCCTCAAGACGAGAATATAATTCATCCGGCAAGGCGCATCCAAATGCCTTTTCAAGCCTTTTCTGCTTTTTGGCCTTTTTCAGACAATCCGGATTTTTGCAGATATATGCTCCCCTGCCCGGTTTTTTTCCGGTAACGTCAAGGGAAATCTCTCCCTCGGCGTTTTTGACTATGCGAACAAGTTCTTTTTTGGGTTTCATTTCTCCACATCCTGTGCACATACGCAAGGGCACTTTTCTTTTCCGCATAAAATCCTCCGTTTCTCAGGTAAATTTCATTTATATTATAAGCTGTTTTTGGCTGCCTGTCACTTAAATCAATTCACTTTCGTATTGATTTTCGCTTTCTTCATTTTTCTTTTCTGAAACGGCAGCCTCAAATGCAGCGGCCATTGCAGTTTTGGGAATCTCTTTGTTCTCACTAAACATCTGCATATCGCTTTCTGGCTTTATATCTATCCTCCAACCGGTGAGTTTGGCGGCAAGCCGTACATTTTGGCCTTTGTTGCCTATTGCAAGGGAAAGCTGGTCGTCAGGCACTATAACCCTTGAACGGCGCTCTTCACGATTGGCTGTTACCGATATTACCTTTGCCGGAGCCAATGCTGCGGCTATATATTTTGTAATCTCATCTGAATACAGGATAAGGTCAATCTTTTCTCCTGCGAGTTCTTTGCTTATATTGTTGACGCGCCCGCCTTTCGGCCCAATGCAGGCTCCGATTGCGTCCACGTCAGGATTCTTTGACATAACCGCAACTTTTGTGCGGGAACCGGGTTCTCTGGCTATACCCATTATCTCAACGGTGCCGTCGAAAATCTCCGGTACTTCCAGCTCGAAAAGGCGGCGAATGACGCCCGGATGTGTCCGCGACACAATAGTCCTCGTTCCCTTTTCGGTGGTTTTGACCTCGGCGATATACACCTTTATATGGTCGCCTTCATGCAAAGCCTCACCTGGAAGCTGTTCGTTTGGAGGCATGATGGCCTCGGTGCGCCCGATTTCAATATATGCCGTTTGGGTATTCTTGTCGATTCTCTGGATAACGCCGGTCACCAGCTCATGCTGACGGCTCATAACCTCATTTGCGATGACCTCGCGTTCTACCTCGCGGATACCCTGTCTTATAACATGCTTTGCAGTCTGCGCGGCTATTCTTCCAAAATCGTGGGTATCGAGTTCAATCTCAACCTCTCCGCCGACTTCCGCTTTTCGGTCTATATTCCTGGCTTCTTCAAGCAGAATTTCACTTTGAGGGTCTTGAACCTCTTCGACAACCTTTTTGCGCAGTGCTACTTTCAGCACACGTTTTTCAGGATCTATTTCAACAACTGTATTGTCACCTGTTTTATAGTTATGCTTAACCGCTATATTCAAAGCATTAGCAATTTTTTCAGCAAGATAGCCCTTTGGTATTCCCTTTTCCTTCTCCAGGGTTTCGAGTGCATCAAAAAACTCTGCATTCATTTTTCGTGATTCCTCCAAATCGTATATAATATCAAATATTGTCTATCAGTCATCGTAGTCATAGTCAGCAGCAGCCCTTATATAAGCAGCTTCACTGCGTTTTATAACCAATACGCCTGCGTCCGGTGTTTCAATTTCAACGGCTGTTCCATCATATGACTTTAATATGCCGTCTATATCTCTAAGGCCGCTGCTGTTTGGACGAATCAGTCTCACTTTGACCCTGTTTCCAATGTATTTTTCAAAATGCCAGTCCCTTTTCAGCTCACGCTCTATACCTGGCGATGATACCTCAAGGCAGTAACTCTGATCAATAGGGTCTACGCGGTCAAGCTCCTTATCGAGCGCGCGGCTCATATTCTCGCAGTCGTCAATGGTAACTCCCTCGTCTTTGTCAATAAAAACCCGAAGATAGTATGACGCACCTTCTTTGACAAATTCAACGTCCCAAATTGTGAGACCGAGCCGTTCAGCTATAGGATTTGCCAGCTGCTCGACCACAGTCACGACGTTTCCTTTGCGGGATGCCATTTATATTCCCCCAAACAAAAACAAAAGAGCGGGTTTCCCCACTCTCTTTTCATTCACTCAAGACTAATACTTATATTATAACCCATTATAGCAATTTTGCAATAGATTTTTTCAAAATTTCTTCATCTTTGAATAATTTTTCTCTTAAATATCTGATTACTGTAAATGCAGATTAATATGCCTCTTTGCCACGCAGTGTCCGCCGCGCCTAACCTTCCCTATACTCCAACGCTTGAGCGGCGGTCCGCCACGTCTTGAATTAACGGGCAAAAGCAGCAAAACACTTTTTTGAGCCGACCTTTCCCTCAAACAGGTATCCGTCTTCGCTGGCCGCCGTAAATATCGTTATTTTGTCGCCTAAGAGGGCCTCGTTCGAATATTCAATCTGAAACTCCTTAAGTTCCCTTTCGGAAAGGCTGCCGGGAAAATAGTCGCACATAATATCGGCATAAACGGTATTGTTCATATGGGAGTTGCAGTCAATGTCAGAAAAACGCACTTCCCTTATGCCGGCCATCTCTGCGTCTTTCGGCATTACAATCCGGCGGGGCTTTACATCAACCGCCCATTCATTGGCTTCCGGCATCGGAAACGGGAACATTGAGGGACGAATAATGCGGTGAGTATCAGGATTGGCGGTAACCCAGTTGGTTTGCGCCTCAATGAGAGGCTCTCCCTCTTCGGACAGTAACCGCACACAACGGACAAAAGCAACCCCTTCATATCCGTGAAACCATGTCTCAGCAGTAATGATATCATCACAGCGCGGATATGAATTAATCTTAACACACTCCTTGACAAGCAGAAAAACAATGCCTTTTGAGCGCATATATTCATATGAAAGCCCGTCCTGCTCAAGGTGTCTGCACGCTACTTCCTGTATAATCCTCAAAATAGATGAGGGTTTCAGTCTTCGGTTCATACCAACGTCATATGAAGTTATTCTCACTTTAAGCCTAAACTTTTTATCCAATCACATCAACCCCGCAAAATTCAGCAAATTTTGCTTTCCCTATTAGCAAAATTAAATCACAAGACAGCAACTTCGCCTGAAATTATGTCCCCAAAAGATTTAACACAAGTTTTTGCCGCCTTATTACGCATATGGTTTGCAGTATAATTTCTGATCGTTTTTAACATACTTTAAACATTGTTAATTTAAGCCATAATAACAAATCAAACGCATTAAATCAAGTTGGGTTCATTTTATTGACGAGGGTGTTAATATTTTTATCTCCGTTTAGTGCAATCTTTACAAAATTTAAGTGTCCTATTCAGTTATCATAGGGCACTTTTTTATAATGCAAAATTAATATGTTGTTTGTTTAAAGTTTTCAACAAGTGTTGAAAACTTTGTTGAAAACTTATTTTATAACATCGCAACCCATGTACGGACGCAGAACTTCCGGAACGGTTACCGAGCCGTCGGCGTTTTGGTAATTCTCCAAAATGGCGGCAACTGTGCGCCCTACTGCGACGCCCGAACCGTTGAGGGTATGCACATACTGGGCTTTGTCCCGCGGGTTGTCCTTGAAACGTATTGATGCCCTGCGGGCCTGGAAATCTTCAAAATTGGAGCAGCTCGAAATCTCAACATAACGGCCGTAAGACGGCATCCAGACCTCGATGTCATAGGTTTTCGCCGCAGAGAATCCGAGGTCGCCTGTGCAAAGGCAGACAACGCGGTACGGCAATTCAAGCGCCTGTAAAACCCTCTCGGCGTCGTTAGTAAGTTTTTCCAATTCTTCGTATGAATTTTCAGGGCGCACAAACTTGACAAGCTCAACTTTGTTGAACTGATGCTGGCGGATAAGGCCGCGGGTATCCCTGCCGGCGCTGCCCGCCTCGGCCCTGAAGCACGCGGAATAAGCGCAGTATTTAATCGGCAGTTTTTTGCCGTCGAGAATCTCGTCGCGGTGCATATTCGTTACAGGCACTTCCGCCGTTGGAATGAGGAAATAATCGTCGTTTGCGACGCGGAATGCATCCTCTTCAAATTTCGGAAGCTGGCCTGTGCCAATCATAGAAGCACGGTTTACCATATACGGCGGGAATATTTCCGTATATCCATTGACTTCTGTATGGAAATTAAGGTAGAAGGTATAGACTGAACGCTCAAGCCTTGCGCCAAGCCCCTTATAGAAATGGAACCTTGCGCCGGTAACTTTTGCCGCTGTTTCCGGATCAAGGATACCCAACGCTTCCCCGAGTTCCCAATGGGGTTTTGGCTCAAAATCAAATTTTCTCGGCTCGCTGTAACGGCGGACCTCTACATTATCCTTGTCGTCGCGGCCAATTGGGCAGCTCTCATGCGGTATATTCGGAATCGCAAGAAGCATGTTGCGGAGCTTTTCCTCTACTTCGTGGATCTTCGCGTCGTTCTGCTTTATCTGTTCAGACAGCTCCTTCATGCGCTGCAGTACCTGAGCCGCTTCATCGTTCTTATTTTCCTTGCGCAGCATCGGAATTCTTTTGCTTTCGGCATTCTGCTCGGCCTTTAATTTGTCAGTAGCTTGGATTAGGTCACGGCGTTCATTGTCAAGCGCGATAACAGCATCAATATCTATATCCTTATTTCTGTCACGCATTGCCTTTTTGACCTTTTCAGGGTTGTTTCTTATAACTTTTATGTCCAGCATTAGTATTTCCTCCTGTTAAATTCGCTGTATTCTTAAAACCATCATTCCCCGGCAAGGGTCTTTGACAGTTCCTTCAAATCTTCTTCGCCATAGAATTCAATTTGTATAACGCCTTTGTTTTTGCCCGTAACAACGCTGACCTTGCGCCCGAGGCGTTCAGTCAGGCAGCGTTCGACCTCGCTTTCAAGCACGCCGCCCCGCGCTGCGGGCTTGCGTGAGGGCGGAACCCCTCCCTGCAGCCGTTTTACAAGCTTTTCGACCTCGCGGACAGACAATCCTTTTGCGATTACCTCATCTGCTACCTTTTTGATGTCCGCCTTATTCTCAAGGGCGAGCAATGTCCTCGCATGTCCCTGTGAAAGCCTGCCGTCCTCGACCATCTTCAGCACTTCATCCGGGAGCGACAGCAGCCTTAAAGCATTGGCGATAACAGGGCGCGATTTTCCGACCCGCTGGGAGACCTCATCCTGGGTGAGATTGAAGGTTTCCATCAACTGTTTATACCCGTTGGCCTCTTCTATCGGGTTCAAATCTTCCCTCTGTAGGTTTTCGATAAGGGCGATAGCCATAACCTGCTCATCGCTCAAGTCTTTTATTATAACTGGGACTTCTGTTAGCCCCGCCATGCGCGAAGCGCGCCATCTGCGTTCGCCTGCGACCAACTGGTACCCGCCGCCGGGAATGGGGCGCACCACCAAAGGCTGCAAAACACCGTGCTGCTTTATCGAATCCGCAAGCTGTGCCAGCGAGTTTTCATCAAAATTCTTTCGGGGCTGGCCTCTGTTCGGCTCAATCTCGCTTATCTTCAGTGTTACAGCGCCGCCTGTTTCTGTATCTGCCGCGTTGTCGGCGAACAGCGCGTCAAGTCCTTTGCCCAAACCGCGTTTAGTCATGCAGTCACCCCGCTGTTCTGTTCAATTATTTCCAATGCGAGAGCGCGGTATGCCTCTGTGCCTTTTGAGGCTTTATCATAATATATTACCGGTTCGCCGAAACTCGGCGCTTCTGAAATTCGGACATTTCTCGGGATAACCGTCTTATAGACCTTTCTCGGGAAGAACTTCTTGACCTCTTCGACAACCTGCAAAGTCAGGTTAAGACGGCCGTCAAACATCGTCAGCAGAACACCCTCTATATCTATTGACGGATTATACAGCCTTTTTACCGTCCTGACGGTCGCCATAAGCTGTGACAATCCCTCAAGGGCATAATATTCGCACTGTGCTGGA
This DNA window, taken from [Clostridium] cellulosi, encodes the following:
- a CDS encoding hypothetical protein (Family membership), which gives rise to MNNDRKNDTTEKILGLIGIARRAGKVTFGFDAVMQDVFKGRAKGVFLSDDASERTSKKIHDACDEYKTRITELMVSKSKLGAAIGRSDTAVIAVLDKSIADRIAEIAGQNGNTA
- a CDS encoding hypothetical protein (Family membership); amino-acid sequence: MPGYRMDRLTEDIKREITDILRTIKDPRISGLISVVKVTVSSDLSYAKVYVSVIGGDMKESVKVLNNAAGYVRSELARRIHIRKTPEIKFIGDESIKESARISKMLDELNK
- the serS gene encoding Serine-tRNA ligase (High confidence in function and specificity) gives rise to the protein MLDIKVIRNNPEKVKKAMRDRNKDIDIDAVIALDNERRDLIQATDKLKAEQNAESKRIPMLRKENKNDEAAQVLQRMKELSEQIKQNDAKIHEVEEKLRNMLLAIPNIPHESCPIGRDDKDNVEVRRYSEPRKFDFEPKPHWELGEALGILDPETAAKVTGARFHFYKGLGARLERSVYTFYLNFHTEVNGYTEIFPPYMVNRASMIGTGQLPKFEEDAFRVANDDYFLIPTAEVPVTNMHRDEILDGKKLPIKYCAYSACFRAEAGSAGRDTRGLIRQHQFNKVELVKFVRPENSYEELEKLTNDAERVLQALELPYRVVCLCTGDLGFSAAKTYDIEVWMPSYGRYVEISSCSNFEDFQARRASIRFKDNPRDKAQYVHTLNGSGVAVGRTVAAILENYQNADGSVTVPEVLRPYMGCDVIK
- a CDS encoding hypothetical protein (High confidence in function and specificity), with translation MASRKGNVVTVVEQLANPIAERLGLTIWDVEFVKEGASYYLRVFIDKDEGVTIDDCENMSRALDKELDRVDPIDQSYCLEVSSPGIERELKRDWHFEKYIGNRVKVRLIRPNSSGLRDIDGILKSYDGTAVEIETPDAGVLVIKRSEAAYIRAAADYDYDD
- a CDS encoding phosphoesterase RecJ domain-containing protein (High confidence in function and specificity), which encodes MPGTVNELERNAALQKAAEILKSADNILILTHKSPDGDTIGSAFGLCRALLKLGKKAKVICNDEFPKKFSYIFEGLESFDFEPGLIVASDVASTELMGEQLAPFSDKVGLCIDHHPSNGKYAAFTVLDPTAAATCEIMADIIPLLEVEYDKDIANCIYTGLATDTGCFRYSNTTSKTLRTAAAMVDYGADIATINKKLFETTSRARLELERMVLDTIEYYFDGRAAVITITNEMEEKTGVSDSDTDGLPSLPARIEGVEAGITLKEKKDGSYKISLRTGRTLNASKICATLGGGGHAAAAGCRVEGTLEEAKKAILDAVGEELAKIEGEGTT
- the spo0J gene encoding Stage 0 sporulation protein J (High confidence in function and specificity) codes for the protein MTKRGLGKGLDALFADNAADTETGGAVTLKISEIEPNRGQPRKNFDENSLAQLADSIKQHGVLQPLVVRPIPGGGYQLVAGERRWRASRMAGLTEVPVIIKDLSDEQVMAIALIENLQREDLNPIEEANGYKQLMETFNLTQDEVSQRVGKSRPVIANALRLLSLPDEVLKMVEDGRLSQGHARTLLALENKADIKKVADEVIAKGLSVREVEKLVKRLQGGVPPSRKPAARGGVLESEVERCLTERLGRKVSVVTGKNKGVIQIEFYGEEDLKELSKTLAGE
- the nusA gene encoding Transcription elongation protein NusA (High confidence in function and specificity) — encoded protein: MNAEFFDALETLEKEKGIPKGYLAEKIANALNIAVKHNYKTGDNTVVEIDPEKRVLKVALRKKVVEEVQDPQSEILLEEARNIDRKAEVGGEVEIELDTHDFGRIAAQTAKHVIRQGIREVEREVIANEVMSRQHELVTGVIQRIDKNTQTAYIEIGRTEAIMPPNEQLPGEALHEGDHIKVYIAEVKTTEKGTRTIVSRTHPGVIRRLFELEVPEIFDGTVEIMGIAREPGSRTKVAVMSKNPDVDAIGACIGPKGGRVNNISKELAGEKIDLILYSDEITKYIAAALAPAKVISVTANREERRSRVIVPDDQLSLAIGNKGQNVRLAAKLTGWRIDIKPESDMQMFSENKEIPKTAMAAAFEAAVSEKKNEESENQYESELI
- the infB gene encoding Translation initiation factor IF-2 (High confidence in function and specificity) encodes the protein MIIKYRVHEVAKDLGVPSKEIIDLLAKYYEEPHKHMTALTEEELNLIFEHYTREKSVESFDEYFAADTPPEPKKSEKQTKAAAQEKQKATKTAAKQTAESAGAEAAGSKKTETKAKAEKPKAEAKQNQEPAKAQAADTAKQPQKQAAARKKETAAQQTEKASSRTAANKGNAQNVEQRAQGQAEGQQRTAQQAPKSQQSQGAQQHQQAQNTAPQPFNIPKIQNKPQKKAHPQTQKTKTGAVRYIDTRGVEVELDKYDERYEEIAPQQSRRASNLQGKQKIKQKSADRKPYYARRESDAEKLRRIQQLEKQKKQPIKVSIPDEISVGELASRLKMTAATVIKKLISLGVMASVSDVIDYDTAALVAMELGAKVEKEVVVTIEDRLIDDSEDKEEDLEPRSPVVCVMGHVDHGKTSLLDAIRHTNVAAGEAGGITQHIGAYRVKVNGREITFLDTPGHEAFTAMRARGAQITDIAVLVVAADDGIMPQTIEAINHAKAANVTIIVAINKIDKPGANPERVMQGLTEQGLVPEEWGGDTICVPVSAVKHENIDKLLEMIQLVADMKELKANPNRAAKGAVIEARLDKGRGPVATMLVQNGTLHTGDIVIAGTAVGHIRVMSDENGKRIKSAGPSVPVEVTGLSEVPEAGDIFHVVQDERMAKELVEQRRQREKEEQFKSYQKVTLDNLFSQMREGEIKELNLIVKADVQGSVEAVRQSLEKLSNDEVRVKVIHGGVGAITDNDVKLAEASNAIIIGFNVRPDSDARHNAELAGVEMRMYRVIYDCIEEVKSAMKGMLAPKTREVQLGRVEVRQIYKISSVGTIAGSYVLEGKVTRTAQIRVVRDGVVVAEDKIASLKRFKDDVREVVQGYECGIGLEKFNDIKVGDIFEVFVIEEYRE
- a CDS encoding acyl-ACP thioesterase (High confidence in function and specificity); translated protein: MRITSYDVGMNRRLKPSSILRIIQEVACRHLEQDGLSYEYMRSKGIVFLLVKECVKINSYPRCDDIITAETWFHGYEGVAFVRCVRLLSEEGEPLIEAQTNWVTANPDTHRIIRPSMFPFPMPEANEWAVDVKPRRIVMPKDAEMAGIREVRFSDIDCNSHMNNTVYADIMCDYFPGSLSERELKEFQIEYSNEALLGDKITIFTAASEDGYLFEGKVGSKKCFAAFAR